From the genome of Eucalyptus grandis isolate ANBG69807.140 chromosome 2, ASM1654582v1, whole genome shotgun sequence, one region includes:
- the LOC104423091 gene encoding malonate--CoA ligase isoform X2, with product MSSPLKTLNHHFLKPIQACRSCHPFSSSSSSLFKAWALSHRFHRYPGLSQSRFASTSHSRSFMEVVKAAIKQGSTARDSIAIRADQKSYSYLQLISSAFDISKLLCSEDLKTIDGLRRNGCLNGARIGVVARPSAEFVAGVLGTWLSGGVAVPLALSYPEAELLHVLNDSDVSMILSTEDHHNLMQSVAAKTAAKCSLIPPVDSSSKASTHETFQENFQSHEREGEDPALIVYTSGTTGKPKGVVHTHKSISAQVKTLAEAWEYTSTDQFLHCLPLHHVHGLFNGLLAPLYAGSSVEFMPKFSVRGIWQRWLESYPDGSKAADAITVFTGVPTMYTRLIQGYEAMDPDLQAQSASAASHLRLMMCGSSALPYPVMQQWETITGHRLLERYGMTEFVMAISNPLKGIRKGGTVGKPFPGVEVKIIAEDEIGNETPGAGELCVRSPSLFREYWKLPQVTKESFIDGGYFKTGDAVRVDEDGYYIILGRTSADIMKVGGYKLSALEIEAVLLEHPVIAECCVLGVPDKDYGEAVCAIIVPEAELKQNSGEELKPALTLNELTTWAKDKLAPYKLPTKMFLWDSLPRNAMGKVNKKELKKKLAAEGQSASVAQHPA from the exons ATGAGCTCCCCATTAAAGACTCTCAACCACCACTTCCTGAAACCCATCCAAGCCTGTCGCTCATGCcacccattttcttcttcttcttcttcattatttAAGGCGTGGGCGCTATCTCATCGTTTTCATCGGTACCCTGGTTTGTCCCAGTCTCGCTTTGCCTCAA CATCACATTCCCGTTCATTTATGGAGGTAGTCAAAGCAGCTATCAAGCAGGGATCTACAGCTCGTGATAGCATTGCCATTAGAGCTGACCAGAAGAGCTACAGTTACTTACAACTCATATCATCTGCATTTGATATCTCTAAACTGTTGTGTAGCGAGGATTTGAAAACT ATTGATGGTCTAAGGAGAAATGGCTGTCTTAATGGGGCTCGAATTGGAGTTGTGGCTAGACCTTCAGCAGAATTTGTTGCTGGAGTGCTTGGAACTTGGCTTAGCGGAGGTGTGGCAGTTCCACTGGCACTCAGCTACCCTGAAGCTGAGCTCTTGCATGTGCTAAATGATTCG GATGTTTCTATGATATTGAGTACTGAGGATCACCACAATTTGATGCAAAGTGTTGCTGCTAAAACTGCTGCCAAGTGTTCTCTCATTCCTCCTGTAGACAGTTCATCTAAAGCAAGCACACATGAGACTTTCCAGGAAAATTTTCAGTCTCATGAGCGAGAAG GTGAGGATCCAGCTTTAATTGTATATACAAGTGGTACAACAGGAAAACCTAAAGGAGTTGTACATACACACAAAAGCATCTCCGCACAG GTCAAAACTTTGGCGGAAGCATGGGAATATACATCAACAGATCAGTTTCTGCATTGTCTACCTCTACATC ACGTTCATGGACTCTTCAACGGTTTACTTGCACCTCTCTATGCTGGCTCCTCG GTTGAATTTATGCCAAAATTCAGTGTGAGGGGAATTTGGCAGAGATGGCTGGAATCATATCCGGATGGCAGTAAAGCTGCAGATGCTATAACAGTGTTTACCGGG GTCCCAACTATGTACACCCGCTTGATACAAGGTTATGAAGCTATGGACCCAGATTTACAAGCTCAGTCTGCTTCAGCTGCGAGCCATTTGCGTCTTATG ATGTGTGGTTCCTCTGCATTACCATATCCAGTCATGCAACAATGGGAAACTATTACAGGACATCGCCTTTTGGAGCGCTACGGCATGACTGAG TTTGTCATGGCAATATCTAATCCTTTGAAAGGCATTCGAAAGGGAGGCACTGTTGGCAAACCTTTTCCTGGAGTAGAG GTCAAGATCATTGCAGAAGATGAAATTGGAAATGAAACACCTGGTGCAGGTGAGCTATGTGTCAGAAGCCCTTCATTGTTCAGGGAATACTGGAAGCTCCCTCAG GTAACTAAGGAATCATTCATCGATGGTGGATATTTTAAAACTGGAGATGCTGTTAGAGTGGATGAAGATGGGTATTATATCATTTTGGGAC GAACCAGCGCAGATATTATGAAGGTTGGAGGATACAAATTATCAGCATTAGAAATTGAAGCAGTTCTTTTGGAG CATCCTGTCATAGCAGAGTGCTGTGTGTTGGGTGTACCGGACAAAGATTATGGAGAAGCTGTATGTGCAATAATTGTGCCAGAGGCAGAACTGAAGCAGAACAGTGGGGAAGAATTGAAGCCTGCTTTAACACTGAATGAACTTACTACGTGGGCAAAGGATAAACTTGCACCATACAAG CTGCCAACCAAAATGTTCCTGTGGGACTCCCTTCCTCGCAATGCAATGGGAAag GTGAATAAAAAggagttgaagaagaagctggCCGCTGAAGGACAATCAGCTTCTGTTGCTCAACATCCAGCATGA
- the LOC104423091 gene encoding malonate--CoA ligase isoform X1, whose amino-acid sequence MSSPLKTLNHHFLKPIQACRSCHPFSSSSSSLFKAWALSHRFHRYPGLSQSRFASTSHSRSFMEVVKAAIKQGSTARDSIAIRADQKSYSYLQLISSAFDISKLLCSEDLKTIDGLRRNGCLNGARIGVVARPSAEFVAGVLGTWLSGGVAVPLALSYPEAELLHVLNDSDVSMILSTEDHHNLMQSVAAKTAAKCSLIPPVDSSSKASTHETFQENFQSHEREGALAVRINCFHCMFSNMGGFFYTNSVVHNGSGEDPALIVYTSGTTGKPKGVVHTHKSISAQVKTLAEAWEYTSTDQFLHCLPLHHVHGLFNGLLAPLYAGSSVEFMPKFSVRGIWQRWLESYPDGSKAADAITVFTGVPTMYTRLIQGYEAMDPDLQAQSASAASHLRLMMCGSSALPYPVMQQWETITGHRLLERYGMTEFVMAISNPLKGIRKGGTVGKPFPGVEVKIIAEDEIGNETPGAGELCVRSPSLFREYWKLPQVTKESFIDGGYFKTGDAVRVDEDGYYIILGRTSADIMKVGGYKLSALEIEAVLLEHPVIAECCVLGVPDKDYGEAVCAIIVPEAELKQNSGEELKPALTLNELTTWAKDKLAPYKLPTKMFLWDSLPRNAMGKVNKKELKKKLAAEGQSASVAQHPA is encoded by the exons ATGAGCTCCCCATTAAAGACTCTCAACCACCACTTCCTGAAACCCATCCAAGCCTGTCGCTCATGCcacccattttcttcttcttcttcttcattatttAAGGCGTGGGCGCTATCTCATCGTTTTCATCGGTACCCTGGTTTGTCCCAGTCTCGCTTTGCCTCAA CATCACATTCCCGTTCATTTATGGAGGTAGTCAAAGCAGCTATCAAGCAGGGATCTACAGCTCGTGATAGCATTGCCATTAGAGCTGACCAGAAGAGCTACAGTTACTTACAACTCATATCATCTGCATTTGATATCTCTAAACTGTTGTGTAGCGAGGATTTGAAAACT ATTGATGGTCTAAGGAGAAATGGCTGTCTTAATGGGGCTCGAATTGGAGTTGTGGCTAGACCTTCAGCAGAATTTGTTGCTGGAGTGCTTGGAACTTGGCTTAGCGGAGGTGTGGCAGTTCCACTGGCACTCAGCTACCCTGAAGCTGAGCTCTTGCATGTGCTAAATGATTCG GATGTTTCTATGATATTGAGTACTGAGGATCACCACAATTTGATGCAAAGTGTTGCTGCTAAAACTGCTGCCAAGTGTTCTCTCATTCCTCCTGTAGACAGTTCATCTAAAGCAAGCACACATGAGACTTTCCAGGAAAATTTTCAGTCTCATGAGCGAGAAGGTGCTTTAGCAGTTAGAATTAATTGCTTTCATTGTATGTTCAGTAATATGGGTGGTTTTTTTTATACGAACTCTGTTGTGCACAATGGTTCAGGTGAGGATCCAGCTTTAATTGTATATACAAGTGGTACAACAGGAAAACCTAAAGGAGTTGTACATACACACAAAAGCATCTCCGCACAG GTCAAAACTTTGGCGGAAGCATGGGAATATACATCAACAGATCAGTTTCTGCATTGTCTACCTCTACATC ACGTTCATGGACTCTTCAACGGTTTACTTGCACCTCTCTATGCTGGCTCCTCG GTTGAATTTATGCCAAAATTCAGTGTGAGGGGAATTTGGCAGAGATGGCTGGAATCATATCCGGATGGCAGTAAAGCTGCAGATGCTATAACAGTGTTTACCGGG GTCCCAACTATGTACACCCGCTTGATACAAGGTTATGAAGCTATGGACCCAGATTTACAAGCTCAGTCTGCTTCAGCTGCGAGCCATTTGCGTCTTATG ATGTGTGGTTCCTCTGCATTACCATATCCAGTCATGCAACAATGGGAAACTATTACAGGACATCGCCTTTTGGAGCGCTACGGCATGACTGAG TTTGTCATGGCAATATCTAATCCTTTGAAAGGCATTCGAAAGGGAGGCACTGTTGGCAAACCTTTTCCTGGAGTAGAG GTCAAGATCATTGCAGAAGATGAAATTGGAAATGAAACACCTGGTGCAGGTGAGCTATGTGTCAGAAGCCCTTCATTGTTCAGGGAATACTGGAAGCTCCCTCAG GTAACTAAGGAATCATTCATCGATGGTGGATATTTTAAAACTGGAGATGCTGTTAGAGTGGATGAAGATGGGTATTATATCATTTTGGGAC GAACCAGCGCAGATATTATGAAGGTTGGAGGATACAAATTATCAGCATTAGAAATTGAAGCAGTTCTTTTGGAG CATCCTGTCATAGCAGAGTGCTGTGTGTTGGGTGTACCGGACAAAGATTATGGAGAAGCTGTATGTGCAATAATTGTGCCAGAGGCAGAACTGAAGCAGAACAGTGGGGAAGAATTGAAGCCTGCTTTAACACTGAATGAACTTACTACGTGGGCAAAGGATAAACTTGCACCATACAAG CTGCCAACCAAAATGTTCCTGTGGGACTCCCTTCCTCGCAATGCAATGGGAAag GTGAATAAAAAggagttgaagaagaagctggCCGCTGAAGGACAATCAGCTTCTGTTGCTCAACATCCAGCATGA
- the LOC104423090 gene encoding probable inactive nicotinamidase At3g16190: MEDQWKRTALLVIDMQKDFIEEGSVMWVGGGKAIVPNVMEAVELARRRGLLVVWVVREHDPQGRDVELFRRHFYSSGKLGPTSKGSAGAELVDGLEIGEGDYKLVKTRFSAFFATHLHSVLQGAGIDSLVIAGVQTPNCIRQTVFDAVALDYRSVTVLVDATAAATPEVHHANIFDMKNIGVSTPTLQEWRQSAS; this comes from the exons ATGGAAGATCAATGGAAGCGCACGGCTCTTCTGGTCATCGACATGCag AAAGATTTTATAGAAGAGGGAAGCGTGATGTGGGTCGGAGGTGGGAAAGCCATCGTCCCCAATGTGATGGAGGCTGTTGAATTAGCTCGGCGCCGTGGCCTTCTTGTAGTTTGG GTGGTTCGGGAGCATGATCCTCAAGGAAGAGATGTTGAGCTCTTCCGTCGACATTTCTACTCGTCTGGAAAGTTGGGTCCGACGAGCAAGGGTAGTGCGGGCGCCGAATTGGTCGATGGCTTGGAGATCGGAGAAGGAGATTACAAATTGGTGAAGACGCGTTTCAGTGCATTCTTCGCGACCCATCTTCATTCGGTTCTTCAGGGTGCTGGAATAGATAGTTTAGTCATAGCTG GTGTTCAAACTCCAAACTGCATTAGGCAGACGGTCTTTGATGCAGTGGCACTTGATTACCGATCTGTTACTGTTCTTGTTGATGCCACAGCTGCTGCTACTCCTGAGGTCCATCATG CGAATATCTTCGACATGAAGAATATTGGAGTTTCTACACCAACATTGCAGGAGTGGCGGCAGTCCGCTTCTTGA
- the LOC104423089 gene encoding peroxisome biogenesis protein 2, producing MSGSSSTGNSPPPPPPAPPPPPEDAWVGTYRRLQPQWQSFNAYHEALIPISISRVNQFDAARLDVEMSAMLKEQLVKVFSLMKPGMLFQYEPELDAFLEFLIWRFSIWVDKPTPGIALMNLRYRDERASEARAKLRTGLEGPGLTVAQKIWYCIASVGGQYIWARLQSFSAFRRWGDSEQRSLLRWAWVLVQRVEGIYKAASFGNLLIFLYTGRYRTLIERALKARLVYGNPNMNRAVSFEYMNRQLVWNEFSEMLLLLLPLLNSSTVKNFLRPFSKDKDADSAGDDSACPICQNSPSIPFLALPCQHRYCYYCLRTRCAATPSFRCSRCGEVVVAMQRFSESVGSTSSGK from the exons ATGAGTGGCAGCAGCAGCACCGGCAAttcgccgcccccgccgcccccggcgccgccgccgccgccggaggatGCTTGGGTCGGCACTTACCGGAGATTGCAACCGCAGTGGCAATCCTTCAACGCGTACCACGAG GCATTGATTCCAATTTCCATATCGCGAGTTAATCAATTTGATGCGGCAAGACTCGATGTCGAGATGTCAGCGATGTTGAAAGAACAGTTGGTGAAAGTCTTCTCCTTGATGAAG CCAGGAATGTTATTTCAATATGAACCGGAACTTGATGCTTTTCTTGAATTCCTTATATGGAGATTCTCCATTTGGGTAGATAAGCCCACTCCTGGAATTGCCTTGATGAATTTGAGATATCGAGATGAACGTGCATCCGAAGCAAGAGCAAAGT TGAGAACAGGCTTGGAAGGACCTGGCCTTACTGTTGCTCAGAAGATTTGGTATTGCATTGCCAGTGTTGGTGGTCAATATATCTGGGCCCGCTTACAGTCATTCTCTGCTTTTCGTAGATGGGGTGATTCTGAGCAG AGGTCATTGTTGCGGTGGGCATGGGTTTTGGTACAACGTGTGGAAGGAATTTATAAAGCTGCCTCATTTGGCAACCTACTAATATTTCTTTACACTGGAAG GTATAGGACTCTTATTGAAAGAGCTTTGAAAGCAAGGCTTGTCTATGGTAACCCAAACATGAACCGGGCCGTAAGCTTTGAGTACATGAACCGCCAACTAGTCTGGAATGAATTTTCG GAAATGTTGCTAttgcttcttcctcttttgaaTTCCTCAACTGTAAAAAATTTCCTCCGCCCATTTTCAAAGGACAAGGATGCAGACTCTGCAGGGGATGACTCTGCATGCCCCATTTGCCAAAATAGCCCAAGCATTCCCTTTCTCGCTCTCCCATGTCAGCACAG GTACTGTTACTACTGTCTGAGAACTCGATGTGCAGCCACTCCTTCGTTCCGATGTTCCCGATGCGGTGAAGTGGTCGTCGCGATGCAACGGTTCAGTGAATCAGTTGGAAGTACAAGCTCCGGAAAATGA
- the LOC104423088 gene encoding protein THYLAKOID ASSEMBLY 8, chloroplastic, whose amino-acid sequence MTTTFSLRSIPRASLHPPPRRLSPAAGGGGGHLSIRCGPRGNRGPLVKGRTLSTEAIQAVQSLKRAHQTDAAAPGPPPTSAAPSRASSSPTSSLPSVPAVTRSEHGPVTLSLYADVASALARQGMGEEIDALVEELEREEGPVEWGDKAVPRLLKAVIGAGRRGAAVRIYGMMRRSGWGPGAKSEDHAVKVLSRGLRRMGEVGLADEIDEEFGLGGGGSHSGDRADPEREVLRV is encoded by the exons ATGACCACAACCTTCTCTCTCCGCTCCATCCCCCGAGCTTCCCTCCACCCGCCGCCGCGCCGGCTCTctccggcggccggcggcgggggcggccaTCTTTCCATCCGGTGCGGCCCCAGAGGCAACCGCGGGCCCCTCGTGAAGGGCCGCACCCTCAGCACCGAGGCGATCCAGGCCGTCCAGTCCCTCAAGCGCGCGCACCAGACCGACGCCGCCGCCCCCGGCCCTCCCCCCACCTCCGCCGCTCCCTCACGCGCCTCCTCAAGTCCGACCTCCTCGCTGCCCTCC GTCCCGGCCGTCACCCGGTCCGAACACGGGCCCGTCACGCTCTCCCTCTACGCCGACGTGGCGTCGGCGCTGGCGAGGCAGGGGATGGGGGAGGAGATCGACGCGCTGGTGGAGGAGCTGGAGCGGGAGGAGGGTCCCGTCGAGTGGGGCGACAAGGCGGTGCCGAGGCTGCTGAAGGCGGTGATCGGCGCGGGGAGGAGGGGAGCGGCGGTGAGGATTTACGGGATGATGAGGAGGAGCGGGTGGGGGCCCGGGGCGAAGTCGGAGGATCACGCGGTCAAGGTCTTGAGCCGGGGGCTGAGGAGGATGGGGGAGGTGGGGCTGGCCGATGAGATCGACGAAGAGTTCggcctcggcggcggcggcagtcATTCCGGCGATAGAGCCGATCCAGAGAGGGAGGTGTTGAGAGTTTAG
- the LOC104424167 gene encoding protein JINGUBANG, with the protein MEYGERDLRTASPDDSPSSCPPNPSFRITPDKKFRRSLSTREPSFAEIFPPTISPPRPSTSALPSSPLSSPLHCRLPPPDAAAAPGPAPAAASEPSYRCISSLLLKKDGQILSMAMSSDLIYTGSERNVIRARKLPALVECDQLKTKAPMAVALAASDDRVCAAFADFKIRVWRRVWDGRLKHVRLGTIPTAGGYVRTYITRTDKMGKHVGPITSLAINAAADILYSASIDRTVKVWRVSDLRCIETFHAHPDAVNALLVADRDGVLFTASDDATIRVWRQDLCGGSRRHSLTVTLPAKHSPVKSLALSPDGNVLYGGCSDGYVHFWLKGWFTGQLQYGGCLQGHTHAVLCMATAGKFLVTGSADSTSQVWVRGQDGEHSCLAVLVGHKGPIRCVAAYHGGSTSSSSSGADGGGRLGGADDHDHEDGCPMICTGSLDGVLKLWKVTRPVV; encoded by the exons ATGGAATATGGCGAGAGAGATCTCCGGACGGCCTCGCCGGATGATTCACCCAGCTCGTGCCCTCCAAACCCATCTTTCCGGATCACTCCCGACAAGAAGTTCCGACGATCCCTCTCGACCAGAGAGCCCTCCTTCGCAGAGATCTTCCCACCCACAATCTCTCCACCTAGGCCGAGCACTTCAGCTCTCCCCTCgtcccctctctcctccccgCTCCACTGCCGCCTCCCTCCTCCtgatgccgccgccgcccccggcCCCGCCCCTGCCGCCGCCTCAGAGCCCTCCTACAGGTGcatctcctccctcctcctcaaGAAGGACGGCCAGATCCTGTCCATGGCCATGTCGAGCGACCTGATCTACACGGGATCCGAGCGGAACGTGATCAGGGCTCGGAAGCTGCCAGCGCTTGTCGAGTGCGACCAGCTCAAGACCAAGGCCCCCATGGCGGTCGCGCTGGCGGCGTCGGACGACCGGGTCTGCGCGGCGTTCGCCGACTTCAAGATCCGAGTGTGGCGGAGGGTCTGGGACGGGAGGTTGAAGCATGTCCGGCTGGGGACGATACCGACGGCCGGGGGCTATGTCCGGACCTACATCACCAGGACAGACAAGATG GGGAAGCACGTGGGGCCCATAACCTCCCTCGCCATCAACGCCGCCGCCGACATCCTCTACTCCGCCTCCATCGACCGGACCGTCAAGGTGTGGCGTGTCTCCGACCTCCGCTGCATCGAGACCTTCCACGCCCACCCGGACGCTGTCAATGCCCTTCTTGTCGCCGACCGTGATGGTGTGCTCTTCACCGCCTCCGATGACGCCACCATCCGTGTCTGGCGGCAGGACCTCTGCGGGGGCTCCCGCCGCCACTCCCTCACCGTGACCCTCCCTGCCAAGCACTCCCCTGTCAAGTCCCTCGCCCTCTCCCCTGACGGCAATGTCCTCTACGGCGGTTGCTCCGACGGCTACGTCCACTTTTGGCTCAAGGGCTGGTTCACCGGCCAACTCCAATACGGCGGCTGCCTCCAAGGGCACACGCACGCAGTGCTCTGCATGGCGACCGCAGGCAAATTCTTAGTCACCGGGTCGGCAGACTCGACTAGTCAGGTTTGGGTGCGAGGCCAGGACGGCGAACACAGTTGCCTGGCGGTCCTGGTAGGCCACAAGGGCCCGATCAGGTGCGTCGCGGCATACCATGGAGGATCGACGTCGTCGTCCTCTAGCGGGGCCGATGGGGGTGGTCGATTAGGCGGCGCAGATGATCATGATCATGAGGATGGGTGTCCAATGATTTGCACTGGGAGTCTTGATGGGGTGTTGAAGCTGTGGAAAGTGACTAGACCAGTTGTTTGA
- the LOC104423087 gene encoding tRNAse Z TRZ4, mitochondrial: MPCMYSNLRLLFSSSATAAAATATAAASPFLSPLKLKLRRPSSSSSAFPLLPLPPLSSLRSRPLFTVFAAVERGRRGRRLRHSPDFARGRSRRAFADDPGRDKRASMEEGAAGFNRKRAEGRDRSDGPRKELQLKKRPRANPVSTISYVQILGTGMDTQDTSSSVLLFFDHQRFIFNAGEGLQRFCTEHKIKLSKIDHIFLSRVCSETSGGLPGLLLTLAGIGDEGMSVNIWGPSDLKYLVDAMKSFIPNAAMVHTNSFGPAPSSDAAAVPDLNKFTDPIILVDDDVVKISAVLMWPEESGQNNGVHSAMRPGDMSVVYVCELPELKGKFHPERAKEKGLRPGPEYRELQLGKSVFSKKLNITVHPSDVMDPSIPGPVVLLVDCPTQSHFQRLSSLGSLNDYYADFSGKETQKAVTCVIHLSPASVVSSPDYTNWMKRFGSAQHIIAGHEMKNIEIPILSSSSRIAARLNYLCPQLFPASGFWSLEQSDSVHLSEGTSLSCPSISAENLLKFTLRPRDKIGLDKSYIPNKMAHSNIIDELHTEIPEIVDAAQYIHHLWNGTGETGEERRFMQEEPWLSENSLPNCLENIRRDDLEIVLLGTGSSQPSKYRNVSSIYINLFAKGGMLLDCGEGTLGQMKRRFGVGGADDAVKGLRCIWISHIHADHHSGLARILAQRRDLLKGVPHEPLVVIGPRQLKRFLDAYQRLEDLDMQFLDCRNTTEASLNFFEEASELSIDQSSPESPNSHDVLRKVTNNSSTNVPDSTLFARGAPMQSFWKRPGSPPDISVAFPVLQNMKKMLKEAGLDALVSFPVVHCPQAFGVVLKASERLNSDGKLIEGWKIVYSGDTRPCPELTEASRGATVLIHEATFEDSMVDEAIARNHSTTEEAIQMGASAGVYRIVLTHFSQRYPKIPVFDEAHMHKTCIAFDLMSINIADLPVLPRVLPYLKMLFRNEMIVDESDDTGDSVSVAS; the protein is encoded by the exons ATGCCATGCATGTACTCCAACCTCCGcctcctcttctcttcctccgccaccgccgccgccgccacggccaccgccgccgcctcgccatttctctctccccttaaGCTCAAGCTCCGgcggccctcctcctcctcctccgccttcccccttctccccctccctcctctctctagCCTCCGGTCCAGGCCCCTCTTCACCGTCTTCGCCGCCGTCGAGCGcggccgccgcggccgccgcctCCGGCATTCCCCGGACTTCGCCCGCGGGAGGAGCAGGAGGGCCTTTGCCGACGATCCGGGGCGGGACAAGAGGGCCTCGATGGAGGAGGGAGCCGCCGGGTTCAATCGCAAGAGGGCCGAGGGTCGCGACCGGAGCGATGGTCCCAGGAAGGAGCTGCAGCTCAAGAAGAGGCCGAGGGCCAATCCCGTCAGCACCATCTCTTATGTACAG ATATTGGGAACTGGAATGGATACTCAGGATACGTCATCATCAGTCCTGCTTTTCTTTGATCACCAGAGATTTATTTTTAATGCTGGAGAG GGTTTGCAAAGGTTTTGCACGGAGCATAAGATCAAGCTGTCAAAG ATAGATCATATATTTCTCTCTCGTGTGTGCTCTGAGACTTCGGGTGGACTTCCAG GGTTGCTATTAACGTTGGCTGGGATTGGAGATGAAGGAATGTCT GTCAATATTTGGGGTCCATCAGATCTTAAATATTTAGTTGATGCTATGAAGTCTTTCATCCCAAATGCAGCAATGGTTCACACAAATAGCTTTGGCCCTGCTCCAAGTTCTGATGCAGCTGCTGTTcctgatttaaataaatttaccgACCCTATCATTCttgttgatgatgatgttgtcaAAATATCAGCTGTTCTCATGTGGCCAGAAGAGTCTGGTCAAAATAATGGAGTTCACTCTGCAATGAGGCCTGGTGACATGTCTGTTGTCTATGTTTGTGAGTTGCCTGAACTTAAGGGGAAGTTCCATCCAGAAAGAGCCAAGGAGAAGGGTCTGAGACCTGGGCCAGAATATCGGGAGCTGCAACTTGGAAAGtctgttttctcaaaaaaactCAATATCACG GTCCATCCGAGTGATGTGATGGATCCTTCTATCCCTGGTCCTGTCGTACTCCTCGTTGATTGCCCAACTCAATCTCATTTCCAGAGATTATCTTCCTTAGGTTCCCTCAATGATTATTATGCTGATTTCTCGGGCAAAGAGACTCAAAAGGCCGTGACATGTGTCATCCATTTGAGTCCAGCCTCGGTCGTGAGTAGTCCAGATTATACGAACTGGATGAAGAGGTTTGGTTCAGCACAACATATTATTGCCGGGCATGAGAT GAAAAATATAGAGATTCCAATCTTGTCTTCTAGTTCGAGGATTGCTGCACGACTTAATTATTTGTGTCCTCAGCTGTTTCCAGCTTCAGGTTTTTGGTCTCTCGAGCAATCGGACTCTGTCCATCTAAGTGAG GGTACTTCTCTCTCTTGTCCAAGCATTTCTGCCGAAAATCTTCTCAAG TTCACATTGCGTCCCAGAGATAAGATCGGATTAGACAAATCCTATATCCCAAATAAGATGGCTCACTCAAACATAATTGATGAGCTGCACACTGAGATCCCAGAGATAGTGGATGCTGCACAATACATCCACCATCTTTGGAATGGGACAGGTGAAACAGGGGAGGAGAGAAGATTTATGCAAGAGGAGCCATGGTTGAGCGAGAATAGCCTTCCTAATTGTTTGGAAAATATAAGGAGAGATGACTTGGAGATTGTTCTTTTGGGGACCGGTTCGTCACAGCCATCTAAATATAGGAATGTCAGTTCAATttatatcaatctttttgccAAAGGAGGTATGCTTCTGGATTGCGGGGAAGGAACCTTGGGGCAAATGAAACGAAG GTTTGGAGTGGGGGGTGCTGATGATGCCGTGAAAGGTCTTAGATGTATTTGGATCTCTCACATTCATGCTGATCACCATTCCGGTTTGGCTAGAATACTTGCTCAACGACGCGATCTGTTGAAAGGAGTGCCTCATGAGCCATTGGTTGTGATTGGGCCTAGGCAACTCAAGAGATTTCTTGATGCATATCAGAGACTTGAAGATCTGGACATGCAGTTCCTGGATTGTAGGAACACCACAGAAgcatctttaaatttttttgaggaAGCTAGTGAGTTAAGCATAGATCAATCTTCTCCAGAAAGTCCAAATTCACACGATGTCTTGAGAAAAGTTACAAATAACTCAAGTACAAATGTTCCCGATTCAACATTGTTTGCGAGGGGAGCTCCTATGCAGAGTTTTTGGAAAAGACCCGGTAGTCCACCAGACATTAGTGTCGCTTTTCCAGTTCTGCAGAATATGAAGAAGATGCTCAAAGAAGCGGGTTTGGACGCCTTGGTTAGCTTTCCTGTTGTGCATTGTCCACAGGCATTTGGTGTTGTCCTGAAGGCGTCGGAGAGACTAAATTCTGATGGGAAGTTGATCGAAGGGTGGAAGATTGTGTACTCTGGTGACACGAGACCCTGCCCTGAATTAACGGAAGCATCTAGGGGAGCCACTGTCCTTATACATGAG GCAACTTTTGAGGATAGTATGGTGGATGAGGCCATTGCAAGAAACCACAGCACGACGGAGGAGGCCATCCAGATGGGCGCATCGGCAGGGGTGTACCGCATCGTCCTCACCCACTTCAGCCAACGATACCCGAAGATCCCCGTGTTTGATGAGGCGCACATGCACAAGACCTGCATCGCCTTCGACCTGATGAGCATAAACATCGCGGATCTGCCCGTGCTTCCGAGAGTCCTTCCGTACTTGAAAATGCTGTTCCGGAACGAGATGATCGTCGACGAGTCGGACGACACTGGGGATTCTGTTAGCGTAGCTTCATGA